Proteins from a single region of Cupriavidus sp. MP-37:
- a CDS encoding MFS transporter, with protein MTGKATRIELLSLSTPQMRAFHLTWMAFFVCFFAWFACAPLMPVLKGEFGLSAGQIANINIAAVAVTILVRLVIGPMCDRFGPRKTYTGLLALGALPVLGVALAQNYETFLVFRLLIGAVGASFVITQYHTSVMFAPNVVGTANATTAGWGNAGGGAAQALMPLVLAAVLMIGADHAFGWRIALLVPGVLMLVMAVVYYRFTQDCPEGNYADLRARGIEITGKDGGKGGGWASFRAASANYRVWLLFVTYGACFGVEIFIHNIAAMYYVDRFGLSLKAAGMAAASFGLLALFARALGGWLSDKAARRRGLDARATLLFVLILGEGLGLLWFAQAGNVAMAVVAMLMFGLFTHMACGATYALVPFIDRKALGGVAGIIGAGGNVGAVAAGFLLKGLGNVQQTLTVLGVLATIAALCAIAIRFSAEHKAREQALYDSALAN; from the coding sequence ATGACCGGCAAAGCCACCCGCATCGAGCTGCTGAGCTTGAGCACTCCGCAGATGCGCGCCTTCCACCTGACCTGGATGGCGTTCTTCGTGTGTTTCTTCGCGTGGTTTGCCTGCGCGCCGCTGATGCCGGTGCTCAAGGGCGAGTTCGGCCTGAGCGCCGGCCAGATCGCCAACATCAATATCGCGGCGGTGGCGGTGACGATCCTGGTGCGCCTGGTGATCGGCCCGATGTGCGACCGCTTCGGCCCGCGCAAGACCTACACCGGTCTGCTGGCGCTGGGCGCGCTGCCGGTGCTGGGCGTGGCGCTGGCGCAGAACTACGAAACCTTCCTGGTGTTCCGGCTGCTGATCGGCGCGGTCGGCGCGAGCTTCGTGATCACGCAGTACCACACCTCGGTGATGTTCGCGCCCAATGTGGTCGGCACCGCCAACGCGACCACGGCCGGCTGGGGCAATGCCGGCGGCGGCGCCGCGCAGGCGCTGATGCCGCTGGTGCTGGCCGCGGTGCTGATGATCGGCGCGGACCACGCCTTCGGCTGGCGCATCGCGCTGCTGGTGCCGGGCGTGCTGATGCTGGTGATGGCTGTCGTCTATTACCGCTTCACCCAGGACTGCCCCGAAGGCAACTACGCGGACCTGCGCGCCCGGGGCATCGAGATCACTGGCAAGGATGGTGGCAAGGGCGGTGGCTGGGCCAGCTTCCGCGCCGCCAGCGCCAACTACCGCGTGTGGCTGCTGTTCGTTACCTACGGCGCCTGCTTCGGCGTGGAGATCTTCATCCACAACATCGCCGCGATGTACTACGTCGACCGCTTCGGCCTGAGCCTGAAGGCCGCCGGCATGGCTGCCGCGAGCTTCGGCCTGCTGGCGCTGTTTGCCCGCGCGCTGGGCGGCTGGCTGTCGGACAAGGCGGCGCGCCGGCGCGGCCTGGATGCGCGCGCCACGCTGCTGTTCGTGCTGATCCTGGGCGAAGGCCTGGGCCTGCTGTGGTTCGCGCAGGCCGGCAATGTGGCGATGGCCGTGGTGGCGATGCTGATGTTCGGCCTGTTCACCCATATGGCGTGCGGCGCGACCTACGCCCTGGTGCCCTTTATCGACCGCAAGGCGCTCGGCGGCGTGGCCGGCATCATCGGCGCGGGCGGCAACGTCGGCGCGGTGGCCGCGGGCTTCCTGCTCAAGGGCCTGGGCAACGTGCAGCAGACCCTGACGGTGCTGGGCGTGCTCGCCACCATCGCCGCGCTGTGCGCCATCGCCATCCGCTTCAGCGCCGAGCACAAGGCGCGCGAACAGGCGCTGTACGACAGCGCGCTGGCCAACTGA